AGGTCAAGGTATAGCAAACCCGATCGCAACTATACTAAGTGCTGCAATGATGTTAAGATACGCATTAAATGAAGAAAAAGCAGCTACTTGCATAGAAAATGCCGTAAAAACAGCACTATCTCAAGGTTATCGCACAAAAGATATCGCCGCTTATGGAGCAAAAGAAATTTGCACCACAAGTGAAATCGGCGATGTGATCGTTAAAATAATAGAGCAATGAAAAACACCGTTACCGAAGCACTGATATATGAGGCTCAAGGGCTAAAAGACGACGCCCTTGAGATTTATAAAAACATCCTTAAAAATGATGCGAACAACAAAGAGGCACTTGCTGCGATAAGGCGTTTAAGCGGACTTCGCAAAGGTCGCAAGATACAAAATGAACTTATGAAGGATTTTTTTATAGACATGAATACACCTGAAGAGATAACGGAATTTAAAAGGTGGTTAATAAGAATATGAAGCTTGATGATATAGCAAGAATGGCGATAGACGAGGTTAGCGCGGAGCTTGAGAAGATAGAAAATATGACCAAGGTTGAGGAAGAGCAAAATTTATCAAGTTCTAAAGAGGATGAAGCACAAGAAGATATCGCTTTGCAAAAAGTAGATGAGCCAAAAGAGAGTGCCAAAGAGATAATAGGTAGCGAAGAGATATTTTTACGTAATCTAAAAGAGCGTATAGAAGTTCTTTTTGAAGGGTTAAACGAGATGTCACAAAAAGATCTACCCCAAAGACTAGAACTCACGCTTAAATTTCTTGAATTTGTTCTTGCAAATGTTGAAAACAGGCTTGAAAATTTATCAAAATAAAGCCTTAGATGAGGTGCGAGAAATTTTAGCGCCTCATACTTCACGAGCCTATCTTGTAGGCGGTTGTGTTAGAGACTCCATTTTGGGGCGTGAAATTTATGATTATGATATTGAAGTTTATGATATATCGCCTGATAAATTTGATAATATCATGCAAGATGTCGGTGCAAGCGGTGTAGGCAAGAGCTATTTTATCTACAAATTTAAAGAATTTGACCTAGGACTTCCACGTACGGAAAATAAAACCGGCTTAAGACATACCGACTTTGAGGTAAGCTACTGCAATGATGAAAAAGCAGCCTCTCAAAGGCGTGATTTTAGTATCAATGCGCT
This is a stretch of genomic DNA from Campylobacter sp. RM6914. It encodes these proteins:
- a CDS encoding CiaD-like domain-containing protein, which gives rise to MVNKNMKLDDIARMAIDEVSAELEKIENMTKVEEEQNLSSSKEDEAQEDIALQKVDEPKESAKEIIGSEEIFLRNLKERIEVLFEGLNEMSQKDLPQRLELTLKFLEFVLANVENRLENLSK